The following coding sequences lie in one Oceaniferula marina genomic window:
- a CDS encoding NAD(P)H-dependent oxidoreductase, translating to MTPISPDALLESLQWRYATKVFDPQKTIPATSIQAIEESLALSPSSFGIQPWKFIVVTDPEIKAALLPHSWNQTQVIDCSHLVVLCAKEQTSESDIQRLLKCIADRRNVELESLSDYAAMMSGFIKRMDPEQSIAWAKNQVYIALGQLMTSAAVLGIDACPMEGICPAEYDRILGLDQAPASERYLTTVACPMGYRSADDKYAQLAKVRFPTSEVIDHH from the coding sequence ATGACTCCAATCAGCCCTGACGCCCTGCTCGAAAGCCTGCAATGGCGCTATGCAACCAAAGTGTTCGACCCGCAGAAAACCATCCCTGCCACAAGCATCCAGGCGATCGAAGAAAGCCTGGCCCTGAGCCCCTCCTCATTCGGGATCCAACCATGGAAATTCATCGTCGTCACTGACCCCGAAATCAAAGCCGCGCTGCTCCCCCATTCATGGAACCAGACACAAGTCATCGACTGTTCCCATCTGGTGGTTCTCTGCGCGAAAGAACAAACAAGCGAATCAGACATCCAACGTTTGCTCAAATGCATCGCTGATAGGAGAAATGTTGAACTCGAAAGCTTGAGCGACTACGCCGCGATGATGTCAGGTTTCATTAAACGAATGGATCCCGAGCAATCGATTGCATGGGCGAAAAACCAAGTCTATATCGCGCTGGGGCAACTCATGACCAGTGCTGCCGTTCTCGGCATTGACGCCTGCCCGATGGAAGGGATTTGTCCCGCGGAATACGACCGCATCCTCGGGCTGGATCAAGCGCCCGCATCCGAGCGTTACCTCACCACCGTCGCCTGCCCGATGGGTTACCGCTCGGCGGATGACAAATACGCCCAACTTGCCAAAGTTCGCTTCCCCACCTCGGAAGTCATCGACCACCACTAA